The Thermodesulfobacteriota bacterium genome includes a region encoding these proteins:
- a CDS encoding type II toxin-antitoxin system RelE/ParE family toxin: MSIRNFKNKGTEDINYGKVTKDALRILPKELHRKAQIKLARLGAVTSMQDLLEIRGNRFEALKGNRKGQYSIRINEQYRICFRWENENALDVEIVDYH; this comes from the coding sequence ATGAGCATCAGGAACTTTAAAAACAAAGGAACGGAAGACATTAATTACGGCAAAGTCACAAAGGATGCCTTGCGGATTCTCCCGAAGGAATTGCACCGAAAGGCACAGATAAAGCTGGCTCGTCTTGGAGCCGTAACTTCGATGCAAGATCTTCTGGAGATACGGGGAAATCGTTTCGAAGCACTGAAAGGAAACAGAAAAGGTCAATACAGCATTCGAATAAATGAACAGTACCGCATTTGTTTTAGGTGGGAAAATGAGAATGCGTTGGATGTCGAGATTGTGGATTATCACTAA
- a CDS encoding PEP-CTERM sorting domain-containing protein, with protein sequence MKSLKVISVSVIVLFFLAVSPVFALPTQTIGTGSSVSTIDRSAEFDSIVTYTSLDGYAEDNLRISTTNYAYVDYHSGAYFPSIPPSHPGFSNGFFYPSGGVYDYISIKSTDGAQLFGLEFYVGSGWSSDSDAYIRWEIYDNSILTGLGTFTVGKGTVVGFNDPNDFTELRIGAAASLSEAGNNFSLFNNALAMDNLVADLSGGGPPPIPEPATIFLLGSGLFGLAGLRRKFKK encoded by the coding sequence ATGAAAAGTTTAAAGGTCATTTCAGTATCAGTAATCGTTCTCTTCTTTTTGGCAGTCTCTCCTGTCTTTGCCTTACCGACTCAGACAATCGGGACGGGCTCCTCAGTCTCAACAATAGATCGAAGTGCAGAGTTCGACTCGATCGTGACCTATACGAGCTTAGATGGGTATGCTGAGGATAATCTTAGGATTTCAACGACAAACTATGCATATGTCGATTATCACTCCGGCGCCTATTTCCCATCCATTCCTCCCAGCCATCCAGGTTTCTCAAATGGTTTTTTCTATCCATCCGGCGGTGTCTATGATTACATCTCGATAAAATCAACCGATGGGGCACAACTCTTCGGTCTGGAATTTTATGTGGGTAGCGGTTGGAGCTCTGATTCAGATGCTTACATACGGTGGGAGATCTATGACAATAGTATACTGACCGGCCTTGGCACCTTCACGGTAGGGAAAGGTACTGTTGTGGGTTTCAATGATCCCAATGACTTTACCGAACTTCGCATAGGCGCAGCAGCTAGCCTTTCCGAAGCCGGTAATAATTTCAGCCTGTTTAATAACGCCCTTGCCATGGATAATTTGGTTGCGGATCTGAGCGGAGGGGGGCCTCCTCCCATCCCTGAGCCGGCCACCATATTCCTTCTGGGTTCTGGGCTATTTGGACTTGCAGGATTGCGGAGGAAATTCAAGAAGTAA
- a CDS encoding HD domain-containing protein — protein sequence MTKIQNFKQLEKKIRDEARQIYKNGSRSHAWDHVERVYTLAVHIGEREGADLHVLKLAAILHDIGREAETKSNGGICHAACGAEMSAEVLRKHTHNEDLIKAVTHCIATHRFRGHNKPQTLEASVLFDADKLDSIGAVGIGRSFLFAGEIGARLHNSQADILQTKPYSIEDTAFREFSVKLKKVHSRMLTAEGERLARGRHRFMVNFFKRLHEETEGLK from the coding sequence ATGACCAAAATCCAAAATTTTAAACAATTAGAAAAAAAGATTAGAGACGAGGCCCGGCAGATCTATAAAAATGGCAGCCGGAGCCATGCCTGGGATCATGTGGAGCGTGTCTATACCCTGGCCGTGCATATCGGAGAGAGGGAGGGGGCTGATCTCCATGTCCTGAAATTAGCGGCTATTCTGCACGACATTGGACGGGAGGCCGAGACGAAAAGCAATGGAGGTATTTGTCATGCCGCGTGCGGCGCAGAAATGTCCGCAGAGGTTTTACGGAAGCATACCCATAATGAAGACCTGATAAAAGCGGTTACGCATTGTATCGCTACCCACCGCTTTCGAGGCCATAATAAGCCTCAAACCCTTGAGGCCAGTGTACTCTTTGATGCAGATAAACTTGACTCCATTGGGGCGGTAGGCATAGGCCGCTCCTTTCTTTTTGCCGGCGAGATCGGCGCCAGGCTTCACAACTCTCAAGCAGATATCTTGCAGACCAAGCCCTACAGTATAGAAGATACGGCCTTTCGGGAATTTAGCGTCAAGTTGAAAAAGGTCCACAGCCGCATGCTTACCGCAGAGGGTGAACGCCTGGCGCGCGGCCGCCACCGTTTTATGGTGAACTTCTTTAAAAGATTGCACGAAGAGACAGAGGGCCTGAAATAG
- a CDS encoding HD domain-containing protein, translating into MADFLRLDVRSFLPPEVLGFVHRCAREGIKICVAGGTIRDVILGREVKDIDLTVSRDAPALAQNFAEIVHGAFILLDDVEKVARVVFAGYQIDFAEFRKGSRTLEEDLSLRDLTINAMAVCFAGDELKAPLTLIDPVGGHADIEGRLIRFISGQGIIDDPLRMLRAYRFAAALDFKIDPASREMTGRYGALIKNTSVERIAYELNALLGAKNSYPALRWMAEDGLFSTICPEIEDMYGVQQYGYHHLDVYGHSFLTLYYIEKIEANPADYFPDKYKGEIEEYLRHDAKSVLLKWAALFHDIGKPKTAEENGEKSTFYNHDQVGAAIFANFARRLKWSHKHLEFVEKLIYLHMRPFHLVNVLRSGEVTPRALRRLIREAGDELTGLFVLAMADSLAGIGPAKPDDCEALLVQLFETTLTFYKEKVKPLLTRPRLITGHDLINIFHLEPGPFFKVLMEEMEDAQVEGRVSTRDEALEWVTARLKEGSHRKGAKGAKEDLE; encoded by the coding sequence GGTCCTGGGATTCGTGCACAGGTGCGCGCGTGAAGGGATCAAGATTTGCGTGGCGGGCGGCACTATCCGGGACGTGATTCTCGGCCGGGAGGTAAAGGATATTGATCTTACGGTTTCCAGAGATGCGCCGGCGCTGGCGCAGAATTTTGCGGAAATCGTGCACGGCGCCTTTATCCTTCTGGACGATGTTGAGAAGGTGGCCCGGGTGGTCTTCGCGGGTTATCAGATAGACTTTGCGGAATTTCGCAAGGGGAGCCGGACCCTGGAGGAAGACCTAAGCCTGCGCGACCTGACCATAAATGCCATGGCCGTTTGCTTTGCTGGCGATGAGCTTAAGGCCCCCTTGACCCTTATTGATCCGGTGGGCGGGCATGCAGACATTGAAGGCAGACTGATCCGTTTCATAAGCGGGCAGGGCATAATAGATGACCCTTTGCGTATGCTGAGGGCCTACCGCTTTGCCGCTGCCCTTGACTTTAAAATAGATCCCGCATCCCGTGAAATGACAGGAAGATACGGGGCGCTCATCAAAAATACTTCTGTAGAGCGCATAGCCTATGAATTGAACGCCCTGTTGGGCGCAAAAAATAGTTATCCCGCCTTGCGATGGATGGCTGAAGACGGGCTTTTCTCGACTATCTGCCCGGAAATAGAGGACATGTACGGCGTACAGCAATATGGCTACCATCATCTGGATGTTTATGGCCATTCCTTTCTCACCCTTTACTATATAGAAAAAATCGAGGCTAATCCGGCAGATTATTTTCCTGATAAGTACAAGGGAGAAATAGAGGAATATCTGCGACACGACGCAAAATCTGTCCTCCTGAAATGGGCGGCGCTTTTTCATGATATAGGAAAACCAAAGACAGCGGAGGAGAACGGCGAAAAATCCACCTTTTACAACCACGATCAGGTCGGCGCGGCTATATTTGCCAATTTTGCCCGGAGGCTTAAATGGAGCCACAAGCACCTTGAGTTTGTGGAGAAGCTGATCTATCTCCATATGCGTCCCTTTCATCTGGTAAATGTCTTAAGGTCGGGGGAGGTGACCCCGCGGGCCCTGAGGCGTTTGATCCGGGAGGCGGGAGACGAGCTTACCGGATTGTTTGTCCTGGCTATGGCCGATAGTCTGGCCGGCATTGGGCCGGCCAAGCCGGATGATTGCGAGGCCTTGCTGGTGCAGCTTTTCGAGACCACGCTTACTTTCTATAAGGAGAAGGTAAAACCGCTTCTTACCCGTCCGCGGCTTATAACCGGCCATGATTTGATAAACATCTTTCATCTTGAGCCGGGTCCTTTTTTCAAGGTCTTGATGGAGGAGATGGAGGACGCCCAGGTCGAGGGCCGGGTAAGTACCCGGGACGAGGCACTAGAATGGGTGACGGCGCGTTTAAAGGAAGGATCTCACCGCAAAGGCGCAAAGGGCGCGAAGGAAGACCTGGAATGA
- the proC gene encoding pyrroline-5-carboxylate reductase, translating to MGLKGKIGFIGGGKMGEALLKGLLKAKVVKAEQVCVFDSSAGCLEHLKETYGVNACQSNKELVTRSNVIILAVKPQVMAAVLDEIRPEVTPEHLVISIAAGIPLRYLEDRLPEKSRVIRVMPNTPALIGEGATALAKGKYAGVRDLQLAEQVFSAVGRTVIVEEKYLDAVTGLSGSGPAYVFAIMEAFIDAGVRMGLSREVARVLTLQTVLGSVKLAMETGEHLGCLKEMVTSPGGTTIAGLHVMAKAGFNGILMDTVEAATRRSQELREEVLKS from the coding sequence ATGGGACTAAAAGGTAAGATAGGGTTTATCGGTGGCGGAAAGATGGGAGAGGCCCTTCTTAAGGGTCTGCTTAAAGCCAAAGTGGTAAAGGCTGAACAGGTCTGTGTGTTCGACTCCAGCGCCGGTTGCCTGGAACATCTTAAAGAGACTTACGGCGTCAACGCATGTCAGAGTAACAAGGAACTGGTCACCCGGAGTAACGTAATCATACTGGCGGTCAAACCCCAGGTGATGGCCGCAGTCCTGGATGAAATAAGGCCTGAAGTGACACCGGAACACCTGGTTATTTCCATTGCGGCGGGCATTCCTCTGCGATATCTGGAAGATAGGCTGCCGGAGAAGAGCCGTGTCATCCGGGTCATGCCGAATACCCCGGCCCTTATCGGCGAGGGAGCGACGGCCCTGGCCAAAGGTAAATATGCCGGCGTAAGGGACTTGCAGCTTGCTGAACAGGTATTCTCTGCGGTAGGCAGGACGGTAATTGTTGAAGAAAAGTATCTGGATGCCGTAACCGGTCTTTCCGGGAGCGGCCCTGCCTACGTATTTGCCATTATGGAGGCCTTCATTGATGCCGGGGTCAGGATGGGGCTTTCCCGTGAGGTGGCCAGGGTACTTACCCTGCAGACCGTACTCGGTTCAGTGAAATTAGCTATGGAGACGGGTGAGCACCTGGGCTGCCTTAAGGAGATGGTCACCTCGCCCGGCGGCACCACCATAGCCGGTCTGCATGTTATGGCCAAGGCCGGTTTCAATGGCATCCTGATGGATACGGTTGAGGCGGCCACCAGAAGATCACAGGAATTAAGGGAAGAGGTTTTGAAAAGTTAA
- a CDS encoding KpsF/GutQ family sugar-phosphate isomerase produces the protein MTLERAKEVLRIEAEGILKLIDKLDNEFVRAVELIYEIKGRVIITGIGKSGIVGRKIAATLSSTGTAALFLHPVEAMHGDLGMVGKHDIVIAISNSGETRELTALIPQIKRLGAKVVALTGNLKSTLSAQSDIAIDVGVKREACPLGLAPTASTTAILAMGDALAVTLLHKRNFNERDFYRYHPGGSLGDRLKVLVGEVMLKGKKIPVVPVGAHLPEAIKELNTKNIGAVLITRERQKLAGIITDGDLRRVILRYDRLDSMKVEEIMTADPKTISADMLAADALSIMQQHEITVLPIVDTRKNIKGILHLHDLLGKGEFKFLV, from the coding sequence ATGACACTCGAGCGGGCCAAAGAAGTCCTTCGGATCGAGGCCGAAGGCATTCTAAAACTCATAGATAAGCTCGATAACGAGTTTGTAAGGGCCGTGGAGCTGATCTACGAGATAAAAGGCAGGGTCATTATCACCGGTATCGGCAAGTCCGGTATCGTGGGCCGGAAAATTGCCGCCACCTTGAGTAGTACAGGCACAGCCGCCCTTTTCCTGCATCCGGTAGAGGCCATGCACGGTGATCTGGGCATGGTAGGCAAACACGATATTGTAATTGCCATCTCCAACAGCGGAGAGACAAGGGAATTAACCGCCCTCATCCCGCAGATCAAGCGCCTGGGAGCCAAGGTCGTGGCCTTAACCGGGAATCTTAAATCCACACTGTCCGCACAAAGTGACATAGCCATAGACGTCGGTGTAAAACGTGAGGCCTGCCCCCTGGGGCTGGCCCCCACCGCCAGCACTACGGCTATACTGGCCATGGGTGATGCCCTGGCCGTAACCCTCCTCCATAAACGTAACTTCAACGAGCGGGATTTTTATCGCTACCATCCCGGCGGCAGCCTGGGTGACAGACTGAAAGTCCTGGTCGGTGAAGTCATGTTGAAAGGTAAGAAGATCCCGGTGGTGCCCGTAGGCGCCCACCTTCCCGAGGCCATAAAAGAGTTGAATACGAAAAATATAGGGGCGGTGCTTATAACCAGAGAAAGACAAAAGCTTGCCGGTATCATTACCGACGGTGATCTCAGACGCGTCATCTTACGGTACGACCGTCTTGACAGCATGAAGGTTGAAGAAATTATGACCGCTGACCCTAAAACCATCAGCGCTGATATGCTGGCCGCCGATGCATTAAGTATAATGCAACAACACGAAATCACGGTGTTGCCCATAGTCGACACCCGAAAAAATATAAAGGGAATACTCCATCTCCATGATCTGCTGGGGAAAGGCGAGTTTAAATTCCTCGTGTAA
- a CDS encoding HigA family addiction module antitoxin has product MSKIHFTPVHPGEVLQDELEEIGLTQTALANHIGVLPKTVNEICRGKRGISAEMAMRLSKALGGSPQFWLNLQDNWELSHLNDSDFKGIEPIAV; this is encoded by the coding sequence ATGAGTAAAATACATTTTACGCCTGTACATCCTGGTGAAGTATTGCAGGATGAATTAGAGGAGATAGGACTTACTCAAACTGCCCTGGCAAACCATATAGGAGTGTTACCAAAAACAGTTAATGAGATATGCCGGGGTAAGCGAGGTATAAGTGCTGAAATGGCGATGAGGCTGTCTAAGGCTTTGGGAGGAAGTCCTCAATTCTGGCTCAATCTACAAGATAATTGGGAGCTGAGCCATTTGAATGATTCAGATTTTAAGGGAATTGAACCTATCGCGGTATAG
- a CDS encoding ATP-dependent 6-phosphofructokinase, with product MKESDYTKEKIDTAIQTLGTAKIGSPIPDIDIGREYINFASDSDRILFYQRERYFRHCLEKRIDPVTLELAGPRKKIYFDPKKLRCAIVTAGGLCPGINDVIRSIVLALYHTYGVRHIYGIRYGLQGFIPRYGHEMLELTPSVVANIHEMGGTFLASSRGHQDIEEIVDALERLNIGLLFLIGGDGTLHAAASITDEVARRGEKISIIGIPKTIDNDIFLVSKSFGFDTAVEMAAQAIRSAHTEAIGAPNGVGLVKLMGRHSGFIAANAALALKEVNLVLIPEIDFDIEGEHGLLNVLQKRLIDRKHAVIVAAEGAGQKYVMDKEVKRDPSGNIKLGDIGKYLRDQIKDYFNRIKMPVNIRYIDPSYIIRSVPANVNDRIFCGFLGQMAVHAGMAGKTGMLVSLWNNRYVHIPLKSAIARRKQIDPNGGLWLSVLESTGQPSLKNPGQPSAEICLQEKKRTLKITRRSASKRSKG from the coding sequence ATGAAAGAGAGCGATTACACCAAAGAAAAAATTGATACCGCCATACAGACACTCGGGACGGCTAAGATAGGCTCCCCCATCCCGGATATTGACATCGGAAGAGAATATATCAACTTTGCTTCCGATAGCGATCGCATACTCTTTTACCAGAGAGAAAGATACTTTCGCCACTGCCTGGAAAAGAGGATAGATCCGGTTACGCTGGAGCTGGCCGGGCCGCGAAAGAAGATATACTTTGACCCGAAAAAACTGAGATGCGCTATAGTCACTGCGGGGGGGCTGTGTCCGGGCATCAATGACGTAATTCGTTCTATAGTCCTCGCTCTCTACCATACGTACGGCGTACGCCATATCTATGGCATACGCTATGGACTGCAGGGGTTCATCCCCCGATACGGCCATGAGATGCTGGAGTTAACCCCGTCCGTAGTGGCCAATATCCATGAGATGGGGGGGACGTTTCTGGCCTCCTCCCGCGGCCATCAGGACATAGAAGAAATTGTCGATGCCCTGGAAAGACTGAACATCGGCCTGCTTTTTCTTATCGGCGGCGACGGGACCCTTCATGCCGCTGCCTCCATAACGGATGAGGTGGCGCGGCGCGGGGAAAAGATATCCATTATCGGCATCCCAAAGACTATCGACAATGACATCTTCCTCGTGTCCAAGTCGTTCGGATTTGATACGGCGGTGGAAATGGCCGCCCAGGCCATCCGGTCGGCGCATACCGAGGCCATAGGGGCGCCGAACGGAGTCGGCCTGGTTAAGCTCATGGGCCGGCACTCCGGATTCATAGCGGCCAATGCCGCCCTGGCCCTGAAAGAAGTTAATTTGGTACTCATCCCTGAAATCGATTTTGATATTGAAGGTGAACATGGTCTCTTGAATGTCCTACAAAAACGGCTCATCGATCGCAAGCACGCGGTTATTGTAGCAGCCGAAGGGGCCGGGCAAAAATATGTGATGGATAAAGAGGTTAAACGCGATCCTTCCGGTAACATCAAATTAGGTGATATAGGTAAGTACTTACGCGACCAGATCAAAGACTACTTTAATCGGATTAAAATGCCGGTCAACATACGATATATTGATCCCAGTTATATCATCCGCAGCGTTCCGGCGAATGTGAATGACCGTATATTCTGCGGCTTCCTGGGTCAAATGGCCGTCCATGCCGGTATGGCGGGAAAAACAGGCATGCTGGTCAGCCTGTGGAACAACCGCTATGTCCATATCCCCCTGAAGAGCGCCATAGCCCGCCGGAAACAAATTGATCCTAATGGCGGGCTCTGGCTCAGCGTTCTTGAGTCCACCGGTCAGCCGTCTCTTAAGAATCCCGGTCAGCCGTCTGCTGAAATATGCCTTCAGGAGAAAAAACGGACATTGAAAATCACAAGGCGTTCTGCCTCGAAGCGCAGTAAAGGTTGA
- the purF gene encoding amidophosphoribosyltransferase — translation MNLCIPNRPREECGVFGIYNHPEAAKLTYFGLYALQHRGQESAGIVTSDGSKVREHKAMGLVPDVFNEAILSNLPGHMAVGHVRYSTTGSSLLKNAQPFTVCHKGKTLALAHNGNLINARSIRSKLENEGSIFQSTMDSEVVLHLIAKSAHKGLEEAVIDAFSLLKGAYSIVLLTEDKLIAIRDPRGFRPLCLGKLNDSYVLASETCALDLIEAQYIRDVEPGEIIIIDQNGLRSIKPFPEVRPSFCIFELIYFARPDSNIFGTNVYMTRKRMGELLAREAQVQGDFVMPFPDSGNYAAVGAAQASGIPFEIGVIRNHYVGRTFIQPSQTMRDFGVKVKLNPVRCLLKNKRVIIVEDSIIRGTTSRTRVHTIRGAGAREVHMLVSCPPHRFPCYYGIDFSNLGELIASRFSVEEIRRYLGLDSLHYLSLEGLLKSVNGEQNRFCLACFDGNYPLPLEEEFSKFCLEKGKS, via the coding sequence ATGAATCTGTGTATCCCTAACCGGCCGCGTGAAGAATGCGGTGTATTTGGTATATATAATCATCCGGAAGCGGCAAAGCTGACCTACTTTGGTCTCTATGCCCTGCAACATCGGGGGCAGGAAAGCGCCGGTATTGTAACCTCAGATGGATCCAAAGTCCGGGAACACAAGGCCATGGGGCTGGTTCCCGATGTCTTTAATGAGGCCATCCTCTCTAACCTTCCCGGCCACATGGCAGTAGGGCATGTGCGTTACTCTACCACCGGCTCTTCCCTCCTTAAAAATGCCCAGCCCTTTACTGTCTGTCATAAGGGAAAGACCCTGGCCCTCGCCCACAACGGCAATCTGATAAATGCCCGAAGCATCCGCAGTAAGCTGGAAAATGAAGGTTCTATATTCCAATCCACCATGGACAGCGAGGTCGTTCTCCACCTGATTGCCAAGTCGGCACACAAGGGACTGGAAGAAGCTGTTATAGACGCCTTTTCTCTGTTAAAGGGGGCTTACTCTATTGTCCTGCTGACGGAAGATAAGTTAATCGCTATCCGCGACCCCCGCGGCTTTCGTCCTCTCTGTCTGGGTAAATTAAATGACAGCTACGTATTAGCCTCTGAAACCTGCGCCCTGGACCTCATTGAAGCGCAATATATACGCGATGTAGAACCGGGAGAGATAATAATCATCGATCAAAACGGGCTCCGCTCTATAAAACCTTTTCCTGAAGTAAGGCCCTCTTTCTGTATATTTGAGTTGATCTATTTTGCCCGGCCGGACAGCAATATCTTCGGCACCAACGTTTATATGACCCGTAAACGCATGGGAGAATTATTGGCCCGGGAGGCGCAAGTCCAGGGCGATTTCGTTATGCCCTTTCCTGACTCAGGTAATTATGCCGCGGTGGGCGCGGCCCAGGCCTCAGGCATACCCTTTGAGATAGGCGTAATACGCAATCATTATGTGGGGCGGACATTTATTCAGCCGTCACAAACCATGCGTGATTTTGGAGTGAAGGTAAAACTGAACCCGGTCCGTTGCCTGCTTAAAAACAAACGTGTGATAATCGTTGAAGACTCCATCATAAGGGGCACGACATCGCGTACCCGCGTACACACCATCAGGGGAGCCGGGGCCAGAGAGGTGCACATGCTGGTAAGCTGCCCGCCCCATCGCTTTCCCTGCTATTACGGCATAGATTTTTCCAATCTGGGAGAATTAATCGCTTCCAGGTTCTCTGTAGAAGAAATCCGTCGTTATCTCGGGTTGGATAGCTTACATTATCTTAGCCTGGAGGGACTCCTGAAGTCGGTCAATGGTGAGCAAAACCGTTTTTGTCTGGCCTGCTTTGACGGCAATTATCCCCTGCCGCTTGAAGAAGAATTCTCTAAGTTCTGTTTAGAAAAAGGAAAATCTTGA
- a CDS encoding TIGR01212 family radical SAM protein (This family includes YhcC from E. coli K-12, an uncharacterized radical SAM protein.): protein MAEDRLYNDLNHYLRGLYGCRVQKIPIDAGFTCPNRDGTKSTQGCIYCNAYGSGTGAFRQGVSISEQIRQAKSFLGRRYGAGKFIAYFQSFSNTYAPIPVLKQRYEEALFDADIVGLAVGTRPDCISNDILALLASYQEKYLVWMEYGLQSAHDRTLEFINRGHTVADFLQAVDRTKKAGLPVCVHIILGLPGETKEDMLETARLVAGLDIQGLKIHLLYVVKGSGMENLFKRGEYTPLAQQEYVDLVCAVLELIPPDVVIQRLTGDPRPEELVAPLWARDKMGTINAIKTALKERGGFQGKYFAGF from the coding sequence ATGGCTGAAGACAGGCTCTATAACGACCTTAACCATTACCTGCGCGGCCTTTATGGATGCCGGGTCCAGAAAATACCTATAGATGCTGGTTTTACCTGTCCTAACCGGGACGGCACGAAATCGACGCAAGGCTGTATTTACTGTAATGCCTATGGTTCCGGTACCGGCGCTTTCAGGCAGGGCGTGTCCATTTCCGAACAGATCCGGCAGGCCAAATCATTTCTGGGCCGGCGATATGGGGCCGGGAAATTTATTGCCTATTTCCAGTCCTTTTCCAATACGTATGCGCCCATTCCTGTTCTTAAACAGAGATATGAGGAAGCCCTTTTTGATGCAGATATCGTTGGCCTGGCTGTCGGCACCAGGCCGGATTGCATCAGTAACGATATCCTGGCCCTTCTTGCCTCCTATCAGGAGAAGTATCTGGTGTGGATGGAATATGGCCTTCAATCCGCCCATGACCGGACCCTTGAGTTTATCAATCGGGGGCATACGGTAGCCGATTTTTTGCAGGCCGTGGATAGGACGAAGAAGGCGGGACTTCCTGTTTGCGTGCACATTATCCTGGGGTTGCCGGGAGAGACAAAAGAGGATATGCTTGAAACAGCGCGGCTGGTCGCGGGGCTGGACATCCAGGGGTTAAAAATCCACCTCCTCTACGTGGTCAAAGGGAGCGGGATGGAAAATCTTTTTAAAAGAGGCGAATATACCCCCCTTGCGCAGCAGGAATACGTGGACTTGGTCTGCGCTGTCCTGGAATTGATACCTCCGGATGTGGTTATCCAGCGTTTAACCGGCGACCCCAGGCCGGAGGAGTTGGTGGCTCCGCTCTGGGCCAGGGATAAGATGGGTACGATAAATGCCATAAAAACTGCCCTCAAGGAAAGGGGCGGCTTTCAGGGTAAATACTTCGCCGGATTTTAA
- a CDS encoding rubrerythrin family protein, translated as MKKTIENLVKAFIGESQARNRYSFYSKIAKKEGFEQIAEIFLITAENEKEHASWLFKLINELKKKSGERLDEIKVEAAAPTVLGTTAENLKAAIAGEHYEYTSMYPEFADMAEKEGFPEIALRLRAIARAEEHHEERYKKLLKEVEAGTVFKKAKEVAWVCRECGYVHFGTEPPEKCPSCDHEKSYYQIKCEEY; from the coding sequence ATGAAGAAGACTATTGAAAATCTGGTCAAGGCATTTATCGGCGAGAGCCAGGCCAGGAACAGGTATTCCTTCTACTCTAAGATTGCAAAGAAAGAAGGGTTTGAACAGATTGCCGAGATTTTTCTCATTACCGCGGAGAATGAAAAAGAACACGCCAGTTGGCTTTTCAAGCTGATCAATGAATTGAAAAAGAAGAGCGGGGAGCGGCTGGATGAGATCAAAGTGGAGGCCGCCGCCCCAACCGTACTGGGCACAACGGCTGAAAACCTGAAGGCCGCCATCGCGGGCGAGCATTATGAATATACCAGCATGTATCCCGAGTTTGCGGATATGGCGGAAAAGGAAGGGTTTCCAGAGATCGCGCTGCGGTTAAGGGCTATTGCCAGGGCCGAAGAGCATCACGAGGAAAGATATAAAAAATTACTAAAAGAGGTTGAGGCCGGCACTGTCTTCAAGAAAGCAAAAGAGGTGGCGTGGGTCTGCCGGGAGTGCGGGTATGTACACTTCGGGACCGAGCCGCCGGAAAAATGCCCTTCCTGCGATCACGAAAAAAGCTATTATCAGATTAAGTGTGAGGAGTATTAA